A window of Solanum stenotomum isolate F172 chromosome 3, ASM1918654v1, whole genome shotgun sequence contains these coding sequences:
- the LOC125858132 gene encoding signal peptidase complex subunit 1-like gives MDWQGQKLVEQLMQILLVSFAVVAFFTGYMLGSFRTMLLTYAGGVVFTALVTIPNWPVYNRNPLNWLDPSVVEKYPKPLPANTSSKKKSTKK, from the coding sequence ATGGATTGGCAAGGACAAAAGCTCGTGGAACAATTGATGCAGATACTGCTTGTGAGCTTTGCTGTGGTAGCATTCTTCACAGGCTATATGTTGGGCTCATTCCGAACTATGCTGTTAACATACGCTGGTGGTGTTGTCTTTACGGCCCTTGTCACCATACCTAACTGGCCTGTCTATAATCGCAACCCTCTCAATTGGTTGGACCCAAGTGTAGTTGAAAAGTATCCCAAACCGCTGCCTGCTAACACTAGTTCCAAGAAGAAGAGCACTAAGAAGTAG